A single window of Sulfitobacter sp. JL08 DNA harbors:
- a CDS encoding taurine ABC transporter substrate-binding protein, with protein MKSKLMGAVAGVAMLTVANAALADITVGYFLEWPMPFQYAKVNGTYDEALGTTVNWVSFDTGTAMSAAMASGDVQISVSQGVPPFVVAASAGQDIQIVDVAVSYADNDNCVVASGLEIDQGSASELAGKKVAVPLGTAAHYGFLKQMSHFGVDVGSMDVVDMAPAEGAAALAQGSLDMACGWGGALRRMKEHGNVLLTGAEKEELGILVFDVTSAPASFVAEEGDMLAKFLKVTADANAMWNAGSNRDEMLAVIAKDAGMDVDATASTMDTFVFPSVDDQLSGKWLGGGSQEFMKGVADVFVEAGSIDAAMDSYEGTVNTGPLQAAQGM; from the coding sequence ATGAAATCGAAACTGATGGGTGCCGTTGCTGGTGTTGCCATGCTGACAGTCGCGAATGCCGCTTTGGCGGACATCACCGTTGGTTACTTTCTTGAATGGCCGATGCCGTTTCAGTACGCGAAAGTGAACGGAACATATGACGAAGCTTTGGGCACAACCGTGAACTGGGTCAGCTTTGACACCGGCACAGCGATGAGCGCCGCGATGGCATCGGGCGACGTGCAGATCAGCGTCAGCCAGGGTGTACCACCCTTTGTTGTGGCAGCATCCGCCGGTCAGGATATCCAGATTGTCGATGTTGCGGTGTCCTATGCCGACAATGACAACTGCGTCGTCGCCAGCGGGCTTGAGATTGACCAAGGCAGCGCGTCCGAACTGGCCGGCAAGAAAGTGGCCGTGCCACTGGGCACAGCCGCGCATTACGGCTTTCTGAAACAGATGAGCCACTTTGGCGTCGACGTTGGCAGTATGGATGTTGTTGATATGGCCCCTGCCGAAGGTGCTGCGGCACTTGCACAGGGATCTTTGGATATGGCCTGTGGCTGGGGTGGCGCGCTGCGTCGCATGAAAGAGCACGGCAACGTATTGCTGACCGGTGCCGAGAAAGAAGAGCTGGGCATTCTGGTGTTTGACGTTACCAGCGCGCCGGCAAGCTTTGTCGCCGAAGAAGGCGACATGCTGGCGAAGTTCCTGAAAGTGACGGCAGACGCCAACGCAATGTGGAATGCCGGATCGAACCGGGATGAAATGCTGGCCGTGATCGCCAAAGACGCCGGTATGGATGTCGATGCCACGGCTTCGACAATGGATACGTTTGTGTTCCCGTCCGTTGACGACCAGTTGTCCGGCAAGTGGCTGGGCGGTGGTAGCCAGGAATTCATGAAAGGCGTCGCCGACGTGTTCGTGGAAGCAGGCAGCATCGATGCCGCGATGGACAGCTATGAAGGCACGGTCAACACCGGGCCGTTGCAAGCCGCGCAAGGCATGTAA
- a CDS encoding ABC transporter permease: MIPLLIYTAIFAVSFYIVTRVAHQAAKNDYTSLKTVTFGDESAVTPNRIAGVISIITIFVMWGMFTGSALLPSFMHAPGPYQGTTSFVYTAETADGQRDDATVTVLVHGRDENPDAPEVSGSDGFAKDDSATVAAWRSVLVSVDKNDDVKKSDGAQIVAINGTPVSPGQSVEIEGGVVSLSDKGTPNFEPTKGWQMEPLYLPSPEAVWERMIKISSEGFRNTSLLGHLGWSLFRVVVGFLLGALVGIPLGYAMGLSNWFRGWFDPIVEFMRPVPPLALIPLVIIWAGIGEAGKIILLFLAALWIMAIAARSGVSGVKISKVHAAYSLGASKWQIMRYVIIPNSLPEIFTGARVAMGVCWGTVVAAELVAAEKGAGMMIMVASKFQNTDIVIMGIILIGIIGFGIDMLMRWAERILVPWKGKG; this comes from the coding sequence ATGATCCCTCTGCTCATATATACCGCCATTTTCGCTGTTTCTTTTTACATCGTGACGCGGGTGGCGCATCAGGCCGCCAAGAATGATTACACATCCCTGAAGACCGTGACATTCGGTGATGAAAGCGCCGTAACGCCCAACCGGATTGCCGGTGTGATTTCCATCATCACGATTTTTGTTATGTGGGGTATGTTTACCGGATCGGCGTTACTGCCGTCGTTCATGCATGCACCCGGCCCGTATCAGGGCACGACCAGTTTTGTGTACACCGCCGAAACCGCGGACGGGCAACGCGACGATGCAACGGTGACGGTGCTTGTTCATGGCCGCGACGAAAATCCAGACGCGCCCGAAGTGTCCGGTTCTGACGGGTTTGCGAAAGACGATTCGGCAACTGTGGCGGCGTGGCGCAGTGTTCTTGTGTCGGTCGACAAAAACGATGACGTCAAGAAAAGCGATGGCGCGCAGATTGTTGCCATTAACGGTACGCCGGTATCGCCGGGGCAGTCTGTCGAGATTGAAGGCGGTGTCGTCAGTCTTTCGGACAAGGGCACGCCCAATTTCGAGCCGACAAAAGGCTGGCAGATGGAACCACTTTACCTGCCATCACCAGAGGCGGTCTGGGAGCGGATGATCAAGATATCCAGCGAAGGTTTCCGCAACACGTCATTGCTGGGCCACCTGGGCTGGTCGCTGTTTCGCGTTGTCGTCGGGTTTTTGCTGGGCGCACTGGTGGGTATTCCGCTGGGCTATGCAATGGGGCTAAGCAACTGGTTCCGCGGCTGGTTTGATCCGATTGTCGAATTCATGCGTCCCGTTCCGCCACTGGCATTGATCCCGCTGGTGATCATCTGGGCGGGTATCGGGGAAGCCGGAAAAATCATCCTGCTGTTTCTTGCGGCGCTCTGGATCATGGCGATTGCGGCCAGATCGGGCGTGTCGGGCGTGAAGATCAGCAAGGTGCACGCGGCCTATTCGCTGGGGGCCAGCAAATGGCAGATCATGCGCTATGTCATCATCCCTAACAGCCTGCCGGAAATCTTTACTGGCGCGCGGGTTGCGATGGGCGTGTGTTGGGGCACCGTTGTGGCGGCTGAACTGGTGGCGGCGGAAAAAGGCGCGGGCATGATGATCATGGTCGCATCCAAGTTCCAGAACACCGATATCGTGATCATGGGGATTATCCTGATCGGGATCATCGGCTTTGGAATCGACATGCTGATGCGCTGGGCCGAACGGATTCTGGTGCCGTGGAAGGGCAAAGGCTGA
- a CDS encoding taurine ABC transporter ATP-binding protein, with product MSGLSIEKISMRFDLPNGGSVQALKDVSLHLKEGELMSVLGPSGCGKTTLLNILAGFLAPTEGKIVMNGHEVHGPDAERGMVFQQGALFEWMSVRENVGFGPSMKGMPKHDKAEIVNHLLDVVGLQEFKEKAVYELSGGMQQRVALARCLANDPDVILMDEPLGALDALTREKMQSLVLKLWKETGKTIILITHSVEEALLLGERLLVMAPRPGRIHKEYRLPFAELGVGADLREVKKHTDYAKTREEILGMIWDMEEEIMGRTEETA from the coding sequence ATGTCCGGATTATCAATCGAAAAAATTTCCATGCGATTTGACCTGCCCAATGGCGGGTCCGTTCAGGCGTTGAAAGATGTCAGTCTGCACCTCAAAGAGGGTGAACTGATGTCGGTGCTGGGGCCATCGGGTTGCGGTAAAACCACGTTGTTGAATATCCTTGCGGGGTTTCTGGCCCCGACCGAGGGCAAGATCGTGATGAACGGGCACGAGGTCCACGGGCCGGATGCCGAACGCGGCATGGTGTTTCAGCAGGGTGCTTTGTTTGAATGGATGTCGGTGCGCGAAAATGTCGGGTTTGGCCCGTCGATGAAGGGCATGCCCAAACACGACAAGGCCGAGATCGTCAATCACTTGCTGGATGTCGTGGGCTTGCAGGAATTCAAGGAAAAGGCGGTTTACGAATTGTCAGGCGGGATGCAGCAGCGCGTGGCACTGGCCCGCTGTCTGGCAAATGATCCCGATGTCATTCTGATGGACGAACCGTTGGGCGCGCTGGACGCGCTGACGCGTGAAAAGATGCAATCGCTGGTTCTGAAACTGTGGAAGGAAACCGGCAAGACGATCATTCTGATCACCCATTCCGTGGAAGAGGCATTGTTGCTGGGTGAACGTTTGTTGGTGATGGCCCCGCGCCCCGGACGTATTCACAAGGAATACCGGCTGCCCTTTGCGGAACTGGGTGTTGGTGCTGATCTTCGCGAGGTGAAGAAGCACACGGATTACGCCAAAACACGTGAAGAAATTCTGGGTATGATCTGGGATATGGAAGAAGAAATTATGGGCCGTACGGAGGAAACAGCATGA
- a CDS encoding AMP-binding protein, whose translation MADTLNGAGGHQSIPALLHRNAIQYAGSAAYREKDLGIWQSWTWAQAEAEIQALALGLINLGVREGDFIAVIGRNRPYLYWSMVAAQSVGAIPVPLYQDAVAEEMAYVMEHCGARFAIVADQEQVDKVIEVQENLHQFEHMIYLDPRGLRKYDHSKLHQFSHVQEQGRAALDEFLPELQRREATLNYDSPCVMLYTSGTTGKPKGVLLSNRNVIETAKSSSEFDNLRESDEVLAYLPMAWVGDFIFSIGQAYWTGFCVNCPESADTMMTDLREIGPSYYFAPPRIFETQLTNVMIRMEDASPVKKRIFDYFMAHARKVGPDILDGHSVGVFDRLKYKLGEFVVYGPLKNALGFSSVRVGYTAGEAIGPEIFDFYRSLGINLKQLYGQTEATVFITAQPDGQVRSDTVGVPCPGVELRIAENGEVFYRSPGVFVEYYKNPESTADTKDPEGWVATGDAGFIEEDTGHLRIIDRAKDVGKMASGALFAPKYAENKLKFFPNILEAVVFGNGREECTAFINIDLTAVGNWAERNNIAYGSYQELAAHPQVMDTVQSHVEAVNASLAEDPMLSGCQIHRFVILHKELDADDGELTRTRKVRRRIIEEKFADIITALYDGSPKVSTTTEVTYEDGRKGSISAMLEIRDAKVVPVTPQQVAAE comes from the coding sequence TTGGCTGATACGCTGAACGGCGCGGGCGGACACCAATCCATCCCGGCGCTTTTGCACAGAAATGCAATCCAGTACGCCGGGTCTGCCGCGTACCGCGAAAAAGATCTGGGCATCTGGCAAAGCTGGACATGGGCGCAGGCCGAAGCCGAAATTCAGGCACTGGCGCTGGGGTTGATCAATCTGGGTGTGCGCGAAGGCGATTTTATAGCCGTGATCGGCCGCAATCGTCCCTATCTATACTGGTCGATGGTGGCAGCTCAGTCTGTCGGTGCCATACCAGTGCCCCTGTATCAGGATGCTGTGGCCGAAGAGATGGCCTATGTGATGGAACATTGCGGCGCGCGGTTTGCGATTGTCGCAGATCAGGAGCAGGTCGACAAAGTGATCGAGGTGCAGGAAAACCTGCATCAGTTCGAACACATGATCTATCTGGATCCGCGCGGTTTGCGCAAATACGACCATTCAAAACTGCATCAGTTCAGCCATGTGCAGGAACAGGGCCGGGCCGCTCTGGACGAGTTTCTGCCCGAACTGCAGCGGCGAGAAGCCACCCTGAATTACGACAGTCCCTGCGTGATGCTTTATACATCTGGCACCACCGGAAAGCCCAAAGGGGTATTGCTGTCCAATCGCAACGTGATCGAAACGGCGAAATCCAGTTCCGAATTCGACAATCTGCGTGAATCTGACGAAGTTCTGGCCTATTTGCCGATGGCATGGGTGGGCGATTTCATCTTTTCCATCGGGCAAGCCTATTGGACAGGGTTCTGTGTCAATTGCCCCGAAAGCGCGGACACGATGATGACGGACCTGCGTGAAATCGGGCCCAGCTATTATTTTGCGCCACCGCGTATTTTCGAAACGCAGCTGACCAACGTGATGATCCGGATGGAAGATGCCAGCCCGGTCAAGAAACGGATTTTCGATTACTTCATGGCGCATGCGCGCAAGGTCGGTCCTGATATTCTTGATGGTCATTCGGTGGGCGTATTTGACCGTTTGAAATACAAGCTGGGCGAATTTGTGGTCTACGGGCCATTGAAGAACGCGCTGGGCTTTTCTTCGGTACGTGTTGGATACACGGCAGGTGAAGCGATCGGGCCGGAAATTTTCGATTTCTACCGCTCGCTCGGCATCAATCTGAAACAGCTTTACGGCCAGACCGAGGCCACCGTGTTTATCACCGCGCAGCCCGACGGGCAGGTGCGCAGCGACACGGTCGGGGTGCCGTGCCCCGGCGTGGAATTGCGGATCGCCGAAAACGGTGAGGTGTTCTATCGCAGCCCCGGCGTATTTGTGGAATATTACAAGAACCCTGAAAGTACGGCAGACACCAAGGATCCCGAAGGCTGGGTGGCCACAGGGGATGCCGGATTTATCGAGGAAGACACCGGCCATCTGCGCATCATCGATCGCGCCAAGGACGTGGGCAAAATGGCCTCGGGTGCCCTGTTCGCGCCGAAATACGCGGAAAACAAGCTGAAGTTCTTTCCCAACATCCTTGAGGCTGTCGTGTTCGGCAACGGACGCGAGGAATGCACGGCCTTTATCAATATCGATCTGACCGCAGTGGGCAACTGGGCCGAACGCAACAATATCGCTTACGGATCCTATCAGGAACTGGCGGCGCATCCGCAGGTCATGGATACGGTGCAATCCCATGTGGAAGCCGTGAATGCATCATTGGCCGAAGACCCGATGCTGTCAGGCTGCCAGATTCACCGCTTTGTCATTCTGCACAAGGAACTGGATGCGGATGACGGCGAACTGACCCGCACGCGCAAGGTGCGCCGCCGGATCATTGAAGAGAAATTCGCGGATATCATCACAGCGCTTTACGATGGATCGCCCAAGGTCAGCACCACGACCGAAGTGACCTATGAAGACGGGCGCAAGGGATCGATTTCCGCAATGCTGGAAATTCGCGATGCCAAGGTTGTTCCGGTCACGCCACAGCAGGTGGCAGCGGAATGA
- a CDS encoding response regulator transcription factor has translation MTSDPAAPLVTILDDEPDVRNVLSDALNEAGFRTLCFGRAREFEAALKTQRPDVCLVDLSLPDTDGLALVHRLALEQGAAVIIISGRTQVQDRITGLELGADDYITKPFDPAEVVARIRARIRGGQAATPAGHSARFNGWTAHFDQYLLKDSEGQETPFSHAEGEVLRLFLERPKRLISRDLMQETLGGAAGESFDRAMDVRISRLRTKLREDPKNPRLIKTIYGAGYIFLGDVQWD, from the coding sequence ATGACCAGTGATCCCGCCGCACCGCTTGTGACCATACTGGATGACGAACCCGACGTGCGAAACGTTCTGTCGGACGCCCTGAATGAAGCGGGGTTCCGCACCCTTTGTTTTGGCCGCGCGCGCGAGTTTGAAGCCGCGCTGAAAACGCAACGCCCCGATGTGTGCCTTGTCGATCTTTCGCTGCCCGATACCGACGGGCTGGCCCTTGTGCATCGGCTGGCGCTGGAACAGGGCGCGGCTGTCATCATCATTTCGGGGCGAACGCAGGTACAGGACCGGATCACCGGGCTGGAACTTGGCGCTGATGACTATATTACCAAACCCTTCGATCCCGCCGAAGTGGTTGCCCGCATCAGGGCACGCATTCGCGGCGGGCAAGCCGCAACACCGGCAGGCCATTCCGCCCGTTTCAATGGCTGGACCGCACATTTCGACCAATACCTGCTTAAGGACAGTGAAGGGCAGGAAACCCCGTTTTCCCACGCTGAAGGCGAAGTTCTGCGCCTGTTTCTGGAACGGCCAAAACGGCTGATTTCACGCGATCTGATGCAGGAAACCCTGGGGGGCGCCGCCGGTGAAAGCTTTGACAGGGCGATGGATGTGCGTATTTCGCGCCTGCGCACCAAATTGCGGGAAGACCCCAAGAATCCGCGGCTGATCAAAACCATATACGGCGCCGGCTATATCTTTCTGGGTGACGTGCAGTGGGATTAA
- a CDS encoding branched-chain amino acid ABC transporter permease, whose amino-acid sequence MLKDIFVTPFIDMVEAPDFLMQVLWEGLVSGILYALIALGFVLIYRSSRIFNFAQGIMVVFAALTLVGLYEMGVPAWICVLLTLAVMFVLAVTIERIVLRPLVGQPDIILFMATIGITLFLIGFGEIIFGGENKIMITEELGIPTDSWVLEPFGGLLILEQKDVTAVAVAAMLVVGLLVFLNKTRMGRAIRALGDDHQAALSVGISLQTIWVLVWFIAGIIALVTGIAWGARAGVSFALEVIAYKALPVLMLGGLESITGAIIGGLMIGMLEKLFEIYWGQPLMGGNTETWFAFVLALIVLLFRPQGLFGEKIIERV is encoded by the coding sequence ATGTTAAAAGATATCTTTGTCACACCGTTTATCGACATGGTCGAAGCCCCCGATTTCCTGATGCAGGTGCTGTGGGAAGGGCTTGTTTCCGGTATCCTTTATGCATTGATCGCGCTGGGCTTTGTTCTGATCTACCGGTCATCGCGCATTTTCAACTTTGCCCAGGGGATCATGGTGGTGTTTGCCGCGCTGACCCTTGTGGGGCTTTACGAGATGGGCGTTCCGGCGTGGATCTGCGTGTTGCTGACGCTGGCCGTGATGTTCGTACTGGCAGTGACCATTGAACGGATCGTGCTGCGCCCGCTTGTCGGGCAGCCCGATATCATCCTGTTCATGGCAACCATCGGGATCACCCTGTTTCTGATCGGCTTCGGCGAGATCATCTTCGGTGGCGAAAACAAGATCATGATCACCGAAGAACTGGGGATTCCGACGGACAGCTGGGTTCTGGAACCGTTTGGCGGCCTGCTGATCCTTGAACAGAAGGATGTGACAGCCGTGGCCGTCGCAGCGATGCTGGTTGTCGGCTTGCTGGTGTTTTTGAACAAGACCCGTATGGGCCGGGCCATCCGTGCGCTGGGCGATGACCATCAGGCGGCCCTGTCTGTTGGCATTTCACTGCAGACCATCTGGGTTCTGGTCTGGTTCATTGCCGGTATCATCGCGCTGGTCACGGGCATCGCGTGGGGGGCCCGTGCAGGTGTTTCCTTTGCGCTTGAGGTGATTGCCTACAAGGCGCTGCCGGTGCTGATGCTGGGCGGGCTGGAAAGCATTACCGGCGCGATCATCGGCGGGCTGATGATCGGAATGCTGGAAAAACTGTTCGAAATCTATTGGGGACAGCCGCTGATGGGGGGCAACACCGAAACATGGTTTGCCTTTGTTCTGGCGCTGATCGTGCTGCTGTTCCGCCCGCAGGGACTGTTCGGAGAAAAGATAATCGAAAGGGTCTAG
- a CDS encoding PAS-domain containing protein: MEQQTPNINALTTAGLNLIAQSLSIFDHNLRLVKINRPMQQMFNLPDAMVQPGVSFEAVIRYLVEAGEYGPVDDISDFVKTRVERARDFKPHYMERTRANGRTISVEGAPLPQGGWVTVYTDITRTKEHEVLLRARSEELSEQLLAHSEALSATNRKLEATVNALEEAKHQLTEIEARTRLTTEMMPAHIAHVGSDGIYTYSNRRLSSVIPGRPSSILGLHISDALGGSAFGRIKPYLDKAYCGTSSVFEFTDKPSSRRIRAAFTPDEKGGVYILSMDVTEETQARVALQHTRKRELAAQMTSGLAHDFSNLLTIILGMQSKLKRMPLPEGAADLVDATLAAARRGGSLLGRIGDMTGHRTLRPVACNVAELLNDLNILASPALPRGVSLNIQNRLDPGAPNILLDVGMVQDSLLNVILNARDACGAQGGISLTARNLDNTWIEFQIEDTGPGFSDDALKQALDPFFTTKGSEGSGLGMSMVYDMTKLAGGDLRFGNTGSGAIVTLRLPYRIAPDAVCGLVLLVEDSDDIRANVRDMLIDLGHSVIEATSADEAIALAADLPDISMVLSDILIEGAGTGIDVVNRMRGTGVPCVLMTSLPPDHALHQQALSIAAVLRKPFDTASLAALIAPKAAE, encoded by the coding sequence GTGGAACAGCAAACACCCAATATCAATGCTCTGACGACCGCAGGGTTGAACCTGATCGCGCAATCCCTGTCGATCTTTGATCACAACCTGCGTCTGGTTAAGATAAACCGCCCGATGCAGCAGATGTTCAATCTGCCCGATGCGATGGTGCAGCCTGGCGTTTCCTTTGAAGCGGTCATTCGCTATCTGGTCGAAGCCGGAGAGTACGGGCCTGTCGATGATATCTCTGACTTTGTGAAAACCCGCGTGGAACGGGCACGCGATTTCAAACCGCACTATATGGAACGCACCCGCGCCAATGGCAGAACGATTTCCGTGGAAGGCGCGCCCTTGCCGCAAGGCGGCTGGGTCACTGTCTATACCGACATCACCCGCACCAAGGAACACGAAGTTCTGTTGCGGGCCCGATCCGAGGAATTGTCCGAACAGCTTCTGGCCCATTCCGAAGCTCTGTCTGCCACAAACCGTAAACTGGAAGCGACCGTAAACGCGCTGGAAGAAGCCAAACACCAGCTGACAGAAATCGAAGCCCGCACACGTCTGACCACGGAAATGATGCCGGCTCATATCGCGCATGTCGGTTCGGACGGCATTTATACCTATTCCAACCGGCGGCTCAGTTCGGTCATTCCGGGGCGACCTTCCAGTATTCTTGGGCTGCACATCAGCGATGCGTTGGGCGGGTCTGCGTTCGGGCGGATCAAACCCTATCTTGATAAGGCCTATTGCGGCACATCATCCGTGTTCGAATTCACCGACAAACCCAGTTCACGCAGGATCAGGGCCGCGTTTACCCCCGACGAAAAGGGCGGCGTCTATATTCTTTCGATGGACGTGACCGAAGAAACCCAGGCCCGCGTCGCCCTTCAACATACCCGAAAACGCGAACTGGCCGCCCAGATGACAAGCGGCCTAGCGCATGACTTTTCCAACCTGCTGACCATTATTTTGGGCATGCAAAGCAAGCTGAAGCGCATGCCGCTGCCTGAAGGCGCCGCCGATCTGGTTGACGCGACACTGGCGGCTGCGCGGCGCGGCGGATCGCTGCTGGGCCGGATCGGGGATATGACAGGCCACCGCACCCTGCGCCCCGTCGCCTGCAATGTGGCCGAACTGCTGAACGATCTGAACATTCTGGCCAGCCCCGCCTTACCGCGAGGCGTGTCACTGAACATCCAAAACCGGCTGGACCCTGGCGCGCCGAATATACTGCTGGACGTCGGCATGGTGCAGGACAGCCTGTTGAATGTTATCCTGAATGCGCGCGATGCCTGCGGGGCGCAGGGCGGCATCAGCCTGACAGCCCGCAATCTGGACAACACCTGGATCGAATTCCAGATCGAAGACACCGGCCCCGGCTTTTCTGACGATGCCCTGAAACAGGCGCTTGATCCGTTCTTTACCACCAAAGGCAGCGAAGGATCAGGTCTGGGCATGTCGATGGTCTATGACATGACCAAACTGGCCGGCGGGGATTTGCGGTTTGGCAACACCGGCAGTGGCGCGATTGTAACATTGCGCCTGCCCTACCGCATTGCGCCCGATGCTGTTTGCGGTCTGGTTCTGCTGGTCGAGGACAGCGATGACATCCGCGCCAACGTCCGCGATATGCTGATCGATCTTGGCCATTCCGTGATCGAGGCCACATCCGCGGATGAGGCGATTGCCCTTGCGGCCGACCTGCCAGACATTTCCATGGTGTTGTCCGACATTCTGATCGAAGGTGCGGGAACCGGCATAGATGTTGTAAACCGAATGCGCGGTACCGGTGTACCCTGCGTTTTGATGACATCGCTGCCGCCCGATCACGCCCTGCATCAACAGGCCCTGTCGATCGCCGCTGTCTTGCGCAAACCTTTTGATACCGCGTCGCTTGCGGCGCTTATTGCCCCGAAAGCCGCAGAATGA
- a CDS encoding ABC transporter ATP-binding protein, whose product MEMKNITLRFGGVEAIKDISFDVHEGEVRAIIGPNGAGKSSMLNVISGFYHPQEGEVWYRGSQRPSMKPYEVARQGIARTFQNIALFEGMSVLDNVMTGRLTHMNAGLLSQAMWWGKARSEEMENREKVEEVIDFLEIQAIRKTPVGRLPYGLKKRVELARALAAEPKILLLDEPMAGMNVEEKEDMSRFVLDVNDEFGTTIVLIEHDMGVVMDLSDRVVVMDYGKKIGDGTPDEVRNNQDVIDAYLGVQH is encoded by the coding sequence ATGGAAATGAAAAACATCACCCTGCGCTTTGGCGGAGTCGAGGCGATCAAGGATATTTCGTTTGATGTGCACGAGGGCGAAGTGCGCGCCATCATCGGGCCGAACGGGGCCGGCAAATCATCGATGCTGAACGTGATTTCCGGGTTTTATCACCCGCAGGAGGGTGAGGTCTGGTATCGTGGATCGCAACGTCCTTCGATGAAACCTTATGAGGTGGCACGTCAGGGGATTGCGCGCACGTTCCAGAATATTGCGCTGTTTGAAGGCATGTCTGTGCTGGACAATGTGATGACCGGTCGGCTGACGCATATGAACGCGGGCCTGCTGAGCCAGGCGATGTGGTGGGGCAAGGCGCGCAGCGAAGAAATGGAGAACCGCGAAAAGGTTGAGGAAGTCATTGATTTTCTTGAAATTCAGGCGATCCGAAAAACGCCTGTGGGGCGGTTGCCCTATGGGTTGAAGAAACGGGTCGAGCTGGCGCGGGCGCTGGCGGCTGAGCCGAAAATCCTGCTGCTGGACGAACCGATGGCGGGTATGAATGTCGAGGAAAAAGAGGACATGAGCCGCTTTGTTCTGGACGTGAACGATGAATTCGGCACCACGATCGTGTTGATCGAACACGATATGGGGGTGGTGATGGACCTGAGCGACCGGGTGGTCGTGATGGATTACGGTAAAAAGATCGGCGACGGAACGCCGGACGAGGTGCGCAATAATCAGGACGTGATTGATGCTTACCTTGGCGTTCAGCACTAG
- a CDS encoding VOC family protein — translation MELGAFSISLNVKDVNASMAFYEKLGFQAFGGDPDQGWAILKNGVCIIGLFQGMIEKTTLTFNPGWDQDANTLKDFTDVRDI, via the coding sequence ATGGAACTTGGCGCGTTTTCAATCAGCCTGAATGTCAAAGACGTCAACGCGAGCATGGCGTTTTATGAAAAGCTTGGGTTTCAAGCCTTTGGCGGAGATCCCGATCAGGGGTGGGCCATCCTGAAAAACGGTGTCTGCATCATCGGTCTGTTTCAGGGCATGATCGAAAAAACCACGCTTACCTTCAATCCCGGTTGGGATCAGGATGCGAACACGCTGAAGGATTTCACCGATGTTCGGGACATTTAG
- a CDS encoding branched-chain amino acid ABC transporter permease, translating into MLYRTAGQFKTSYVKDQALFPVRQDAILLMVILAFVWIILPMTASEFAFQTLLIPILIYSLAAMGLNILTGYAGQLSLGTGAFMGVGAYACYKMVTIMPEMNPVLAILLSGFFSAGVGVMFGIPSLRIKGFYLAIATLAAQFFLVWLFEKWAWLYNYNASGAIQVPNLDMFGVTVAGPLASSMTQYYVVLVIVSLLTLLCINLTRGNLGRTWKATRDMDIAAELIGINLMKSKLTAFAVSSYVIGVSGALFVFMWRGAAEPNLFDIPLSFRVLFIAIIGGLGSIMGNYLGAILIVGLPVVLNTVPEALGLDIKSATVEHLNIMIVGSLIIFFLIIEPHGLARLWALIREKLIIWPFPH; encoded by the coding sequence ATGCTTTACAGAACCGCAGGTCAGTTCAAGACATCCTATGTCAAGGATCAGGCGCTGTTCCCGGTGCGTCAGGACGCGATCCTGCTGATGGTCATTCTGGCCTTTGTCTGGATCATCCTGCCGATGACAGCGTCCGAATTTGCGTTCCAGACGCTGCTGATCCCGATCCTGATCTATTCGCTGGCGGCGATGGGGCTGAACATCCTGACCGGCTATGCCGGACAACTGAGCCTTGGGACCGGCGCGTTCATGGGTGTGGGGGCTTATGCCTGCTACAAGATGGTCACCATCATGCCCGAGATGAACCCGGTGCTGGCGATCCTGCTGTCTGGGTTCTTCAGTGCAGGCGTCGGCGTGATGTTCGGCATCCCAAGTTTGCGGATCAAGGGATTCTATCTGGCGATTGCGACGCTGGCGGCGCAGTTCTTTCTGGTCTGGCTGTTCGAAAAATGGGCCTGGCTTTACAATTACAACGCGTCGGGTGCCATTCAGGTGCCCAACCTTGATATGTTCGGGGTGACGGTGGCGGGGCCGCTGGCGTCGTCAATGACGCAGTACTACGTCGTGCTGGTGATTGTCAGCCTGCTGACCTTACTGTGTATCAACCTGACGCGCGGCAATCTGGGTCGCACGTGGAAGGCAACGCGGGATATGGATATCGCCGCGGAACTGATCGGCATCAACCTGATGAAATCCAAGCTGACGGCTTTTGCGGTGTCCAGCTATGTCATCGGTGTTTCGGGGGCGTTGTTCGTGTTCATGTGGCGCGGCGCGGCAGAACCGAACCTGTTTGATATTCCGCTGTCGTTTCGGGTGCTGTTCATCGCCATTATCGGTGGATTGGGATCGATCATGGGCAACTATCTGGGTGCGATCCTGATCGTCGGGTTGCCGGTTGTTCTGAACACCGTACCCGAAGCGTTGGGGCTTGATATCAAATCGGCCACGGTTGAACATCTCAACATCATGATCGTCGGATCGCTGATCATCTTTTTCCTGATCATCGAACCACATGGATTGGCGCGGCTTTGGGCGCTGATCCGCGAAAAACTGATTATCTGGCCGTTTCCGCATTAG